One Anopheles marshallii chromosome 3, idAnoMarsDA_429_01, whole genome shotgun sequence genomic region harbors:
- the LOC128713542 gene encoding maltase 1-like yields the protein MFSWKIWVIASTVCISVSEIKGQDPPDTEWWKTAVLYQIYPRSFYDTDGNGVGDIRGVTAKLQYLKDTGIDATWLSPIFKSPQRDFGYDVSDFLEVDPLFGTNTDLEELFAEAQKLGLKIVLDFVPNHSSNEHWWFRQSELRVEPYRDYYVWHPGKPVAGQARPAVPNNWNSVFYGSAWEWSEIRQEYYLHQFEVGQPDLNFRNPKVVEEFDEILRFWMERGASGFRVDAINHMFEDDLFRDEPINDPSDPLSYGYTHHIYTNNLLETYDVIGHWRKVLDEFVEQTGSDTIIMLTEAYTSMDMLLRFYQSDDGSEQRAHFPFNFVLLGELNGESNARDFKYVIDRWLENLPRGKVTNWVLGNHDQPRVASRYGEERIDAMNILLMTLPGVAVTYNGEEIGMVDYRDMSWEDSLDPQGCNVGLEEYKWKSRDPQRTPYQWDDTYNAGFSVANKTWLPVYPYYRQNNLRKQLESEWSHYRVYTEAIKLRRHRAFREGSFRSRALSEHVFGFVRYLKDDPTFFVVIINLGGETVEIDLLDLYDTIETRVYLVGTASRYKINQRVNSSRLLIGPYESLILGNDGTSPAGTVLECLKLILSCFFVGSILTKNIQI from the exons ATGTTCAGTTGGAAGATTTGGGTTATTGCCAGTACGGTGTGCATCTCGGTGTCAGAAATCAAAGGACAAGATCCACCCGATACCGAATGGTGGAAGACGGCCGTTCTGTATCAAATCTATCCGCGATCGTTCTACGATACGGATGGTAACGGAGTGGGAGACATCCGCGGAGTGACGGCTAAACTACAATACCTGAAGGACACCGGTATCGATGCCACGTGGCTCAGCCCTATCTTCAAGTCTCCACAACGAGATTTTGGGTACGATGTGAGTGATTTCCTAGAAGTGGATCCACTGTTCGGTACGAACACCGATCTGGAGGAACTGTTCGCTGAAGCGCAAAAGTTGGGGCTGAAGATCGTGTTAGACTTCGTCCCAAACCACTCGAGCAATGAGCACTGGTGGTTTAGGCAGTCGGAGCTGCGTGTTGAACCGTACCGTGACTATTATGTGTGGCATCCGGGCAAACCGGTGGCAGGACAGGCGCGACCTGCAGTACCGAACAATTGG aaCTCAGTATTTTACGGTTCTGCCTGGGAGTGGAGTGAAATTCGTCAAGAGTACTACCTTCATCAGTTCGAAGTTGGCCAACCGGACTTAAACTTCCGAAATCCGAAAGTGGTCGAGGAGTTTGATGAGATTCTAAGGTTCTGGATGGAGCGTGGAGCGTCCGGGTTTCGGGTTGATGCAATAAATCACATGTTCGAAGATGATCTCTTTCGCGATGAACCTATCAACGATCCATCGGACCCGTTGAGCTATGGCTACACGCATCACATCTATACAAACAACTTG CTGGAAACTTATGACGTAATTGGACACTGGCGGAAGGTGTTGGATGAGTTCGTGGAACAAACTGGTTCAGACACTAT CATTATGCTCACTGAAGCATACACCAGCATGGACATGTTACTTCGATTCTATCAATCTGACGACGGTTCTGAGCAAAGGGCACACTTCCCGTTCAACTTTGTTCTGCTAGGTGAGTTGAACGGCGAATCCAATGCACGTGACTTCAAGTATGTCATTGATCGGTGGCTGGAAAATCTGCCTCGTGGAAAGGTAACCAACTGGGTGTTGGGAAACCACGATCAGCCCAGAGTTGCCAGCCGCTACGGAGAGGAGCGAATTGATGCGATGAACATCCTACTGATGACCTTGCCAGGGGTGGCCGTCACGTACAATGGTGAAGAAATTGGTATGGTTGATTATCGCGATATGTCCTGGGAAGACAGCTTGGATCCACAAGGCTGCAATGTTGGACTCGAGGAGTACAAGTGGAAATCCCGCGATCCTCAACGTACACCGTACCAGTGGGATGACACATACAACGCAGGGTTTTCAGTAGCCAACAAAACCTGGCTGCCGGTGTATCCCTACTATCGCCAAAACAATCTTCGCAAGCAGCTCGAGAGCGAATGGAGCCACTACCGGGTGTACACGGAAGCCATTAAACTACGCCGCCATCGTGCGTTTCGGGAAGGTTCGTTTCGGTCGAGGGCGTTAAGCGAGCATGTCTTTGGGTTTGTGCGATATCTCAAGGATGATCCTACGTTTTTTGTCGTTATCATCAATTTGGGTGGCGAGACGGTTGAGATAGATCTGCTCGATTTGTACGATACGATAGAGACGCGTGTATATTTGGTAGGGACAGCGTCTCGGTACAAGATCAACCAACGTGTAAACTCTTCCCGGCTGCTTATTGGACCGTACGAGTCGCTCATCCTAGGCAACGATGGTACATCGCCAGCGGGAACTGTACTGGAATGCTTGAAGCTTATTTTATCGTGTTTCTTTGTGGGGAGTATTTTGACGAAGAATATACAAATTTAA